The following proteins are encoded in a genomic region of Mycolicibacterium rutilum:
- a CDS encoding glutamate synthase subunit beta, whose product MADPTGFLKVPKIEAAKRPVDERVGDWREVYEQLDPHQRAGEVSQQARRCMDCGIPFCHSGSAGCPLGNLIPEWNDLVRRGRWDAASDRLHATNNFPEFTGRLCPAPCEAACVLSISEEQTGGSVTIKRIEQTIADQAWMDGIVEPQPAAIATGKRVAIVGSGPAGLAAAQQLTRAGHDVTVYERDDRIGGLMRYGIPEYKLEKATLDQRLAQMRAEGTRFVTETEVGVDVTIDQLRAQYDAIVLAVGALRARDHDVEGRHLKGVHLAMEHLVPANKECEGDGPSPISAKGKHVVIIGGGDTGADCLGTAHRQGALSVTQLDYNPEPPEVRDDTRTPWPTWPLVLRTRLSPAHAEGGERRYEVAVQRFLGDDRGRLRALEIAEVKVERDAEGRRVITPVGEPIEIPCELALLAIGFEGVEHMPVLDGLGLSLNRRGALACGSDWQTDAPGVFVCGDAHRGASLIVWAIAEGRSAAHAVDAYLMGESDLPAPVIPGALPLAVV is encoded by the coding sequence GTGGCTGATCCCACCGGATTTCTGAAAGTCCCGAAAATCGAGGCCGCCAAACGACCCGTCGACGAGCGGGTCGGCGACTGGCGCGAGGTCTACGAACAGCTCGACCCGCACCAGCGCGCCGGCGAAGTGTCCCAACAGGCCCGCCGTTGCATGGACTGCGGAATCCCGTTCTGCCACTCCGGAAGTGCCGGCTGTCCGCTCGGCAACCTGATTCCCGAGTGGAACGACCTGGTGCGCCGCGGCCGATGGGACGCCGCCAGCGACCGGCTGCACGCGACCAACAACTTCCCGGAATTCACCGGCCGGTTGTGTCCGGCGCCGTGCGAGGCGGCGTGCGTGCTGTCGATCTCCGAGGAGCAGACCGGCGGCAGCGTCACGATCAAACGCATCGAGCAAACGATCGCCGACCAGGCGTGGATGGACGGCATCGTCGAACCCCAGCCCGCGGCGATCGCCACCGGCAAGCGGGTCGCGATCGTCGGCTCGGGTCCCGCCGGACTGGCTGCGGCACAACAACTCACCCGCGCCGGTCACGACGTCACCGTCTACGAGCGGGACGACCGGATCGGCGGGCTGATGCGCTATGGCATCCCGGAGTACAAGCTCGAGAAGGCCACCCTCGATCAGCGGTTGGCCCAGATGCGGGCGGAGGGAACGCGGTTCGTCACCGAGACCGAGGTCGGCGTCGACGTGACGATCGACCAGCTCCGCGCGCAGTACGACGCGATCGTGCTCGCGGTGGGCGCGCTGCGTGCCCGTGACCACGACGTCGAGGGCCGCCACCTCAAGGGTGTGCACCTGGCGATGGAGCATCTGGTGCCCGCCAACAAGGAATGCGAGGGTGACGGGCCGAGCCCGATCTCGGCCAAGGGCAAGCACGTCGTGATCATCGGCGGCGGCGACACCGGAGCGGACTGCCTGGGCACCGCGCACCGGCAGGGCGCGCTGTCGGTCACCCAGCTCGACTACAACCCCGAACCGCCGGAGGTCCGCGACGACACCCGCACACCGTGGCCGACGTGGCCGCTGGTGCTGCGCACGCGGCTCTCGCCGGCGCACGCCGAAGGCGGCGAGCGTCGCTACGAGGTGGCCGTGCAACGCTTCCTCGGCGACGACCGCGGCCGCCTGCGGGCGTTGGAGATCGCCGAGGTGAAGGTCGAACGCGACGCCGAGGGCCGCCGCGTCATCACCCCGGTCGGGGAGCCGATCGAGATCCCGTGCGAACTGGCGCTGCTGGCCATCGGATTCGAGGGCGTCGAGCACATGCCGGTGCTCGACGGGCTCGGGCTGTCGCTGAACCGGCGCGGCGCGCTGGCGTGCGGTTCGGACTGGCAGACCGACGCGCCGGGCGTGTTCGTCTGCGGGGACGCGCACCGCGGCGCGTCGTTGATCGTGTGGGCGATCGCGGAGGGCCGCAGCGCGGCACACGCGGTCGATGCGTACTTGATGGGGGAGTCGGATCTGCCCGCGCCGGTGATCCCGGGTGCGCTTCCGCTAGCGGTTGTCTGA
- a CDS encoding acyl-CoA thioesterase II yields MAGSRDFDELLAILDLRQSDDATYVGSHPSKNPVRTFGGQMMAQAFVAASRSLNHPTLPSAMSAHFIAGGDPEKDLEFHVVRLRDERRFANRRVDVMQDGALLTTAMVSFLAGGRSLEHGIEPPPVSGPLEVPPVDDLLRGYEDVVPHFVNALRPIDWRYTNDPTWVMRSKGETLTHNRVWMKALGELPDDPVLHAAALIYSSDTTVLDSIITTHGLSWGFDRIFAVTTNHSVWFHRPVRFDDWVLYSTSSPVAADSRGLSTGHYFDAAGQPIASVVQEGIVKYFPAR; encoded by the coding sequence GTGGCCGGCTCGAGGGACTTCGACGAACTGCTCGCGATACTCGACCTCCGCCAGAGCGACGACGCCACCTACGTCGGGTCGCATCCCAGCAAGAACCCGGTGCGCACCTTCGGCGGGCAGATGATGGCCCAGGCGTTCGTCGCGGCCAGCCGCAGCCTGAACCATCCGACGTTGCCCAGCGCGATGTCGGCGCACTTCATCGCGGGCGGCGACCCGGAGAAGGACCTCGAGTTCCACGTCGTGCGGCTGCGCGACGAGCGCCGGTTCGCCAACCGCCGCGTCGACGTGATGCAGGACGGCGCACTGCTGACCACCGCGATGGTGTCCTTTCTGGCCGGCGGCCGTAGCCTCGAACACGGCATCGAGCCGCCGCCGGTGTCCGGCCCGCTGGAGGTCCCGCCGGTCGACGACCTGCTGCGCGGCTACGAGGATGTCGTGCCGCACTTCGTCAACGCGCTGCGGCCCATCGACTGGCGCTACACCAACGACCCGACGTGGGTGATGCGCAGTAAGGGCGAGACGTTGACGCACAACCGGGTCTGGATGAAGGCGCTCGGCGAGCTGCCCGACGACCCGGTGCTGCACGCGGCGGCGCTGATCTACTCGTCGGACACCACGGTGCTGGACTCGATTATCACCACGCACGGGCTGTCGTGGGGGTTCGACCGGATCTTCGCGGTCACCACGAACCACTCGGTGTGGTTTCACCGGCCGGTGCGCTTCGACGACTGGGTCCTGTATTCGACGTCGTCGCCGGTGGCGGCGGATTCGCGCGGTCTGAGCACCGGCCACTACTTCGATGCGGCGGGTCAGCCGATCGCCAGTGTCGTGCAGGAAGGCATCGTCAAGTACTTCCCGGCGCGCTGA
- a CDS encoding DUF4190 domain-containing protein encodes MSEPDPPQQQPQYGAYQGGYPPPPPQGGYPPPPQGYPAYPGYPPGPPAPKNGLGIAALVVAIVALLSVFGGIVLGPVAVVLGFLGWNRAKRGEANNGGIAVAGIVLGVLSIIEAIVMIWLAVWGFNEVGGTDYIDCVSRAGNDQEAVQQCAEQFQQRMEDQFSVTLTPTR; translated from the coding sequence ATGAGCGAACCGGACCCGCCGCAGCAACAGCCGCAGTACGGGGCGTATCAGGGCGGCTATCCGCCGCCGCCGCCGCAAGGTGGTTATCCCCCGCCACCGCAGGGTTACCCGGCCTACCCGGGCTATCCGCCCGGACCGCCGGCGCCGAAGAACGGCCTCGGTATCGCGGCGCTGGTCGTCGCGATCGTCGCGCTGCTGTCCGTCTTCGGCGGCATCGTGCTGGGCCCCGTCGCGGTGGTCCTCGGCTTCCTGGGCTGGAACCGCGCCAAGCGCGGCGAAGCCAACAACGGGGGCATCGCGGTCGCCGGCATCGTGCTCGGCGTGCTGAGCATCATCGAGGCGATCGTGATGATCTGGCTCGCGGTGTGGGGCTTCAACGAGGTCGGCGGCACCGACTACATCGACTGCGTCTCCCGGGCCGGCAACGACCAGGAAGCCGTGCAGCAGTGCGCCGAGCAGTTCCAGCAGCGCATGGAAGACCAGTTCTCCGTCACCTTGACACCGACCCGCTGA
- the pyk gene encoding pyruvate kinase: MNRRGKIVCTLGPATASEEAVRALVEAGMDVARLNFSHGDYPDHEANYKRVRAASDATGHAVGILADLQGPKIRLGRFKDGPTFWANGETVRITIDDVEGTADRVSTTYKRLAEDASPGDRVLVDDGNVGLVVDRIEGNDVICTVTEGGPVSNNKGMSLPGMNVSAPALSEKDVDDLEFALPLGVDLIALSFVRSPADIELVHEVMDRVGRRVPVIAKLEKPEAIDNLEAVVLAFDAIMVARGDLGVELPLEEVPLVQKRAIQMARENAKPVIVATQMLESMIDAPRPTRAEASDVANAVLDGADAVMLSGETSVGKYPLEAVKTMARIIHAVEENSVAAPPLTHVPRTKRGVISYAARDIGERLDAKALVAYTQSGDTVRRLARLHTPLPLLAFTSLPEVRSQLALSWGTETFIVPHIQTTDGMIRQVDKSLLELGRYKRGDLVVVIAGIPPGTVGSTNLIHVHRIGEDDV; the protein is encoded by the coding sequence GTGAATAGACGCGGAAAGATCGTCTGCACCCTGGGTCCGGCGACCGCCTCGGAGGAGGCGGTTCGTGCGCTGGTCGAAGCCGGTATGGACGTCGCCCGGCTGAACTTCAGCCACGGCGACTACCCCGATCACGAGGCCAACTACAAGAGAGTCCGGGCGGCGTCGGACGCCACCGGACACGCGGTCGGCATCCTCGCCGACCTGCAGGGACCGAAGATCCGGCTCGGCCGGTTCAAGGACGGACCGACGTTCTGGGCCAACGGCGAGACGGTGCGGATCACCATCGACGATGTCGAGGGCACCGCCGACCGGGTCTCGACGACCTACAAGCGGCTCGCCGAGGACGCCTCACCGGGCGACCGGGTGCTCGTCGACGACGGCAACGTCGGCCTGGTGGTCGACAGGATCGAAGGCAACGACGTCATCTGCACGGTCACCGAGGGCGGGCCGGTCAGCAACAACAAGGGCATGTCGCTGCCGGGGATGAACGTCTCGGCGCCGGCACTGTCGGAGAAGGACGTCGACGACCTCGAGTTCGCGTTGCCCCTCGGGGTAGACCTGATCGCACTGTCGTTCGTGCGCTCACCGGCCGACATCGAACTCGTGCACGAGGTGATGGACCGCGTCGGCAGGCGGGTGCCCGTCATCGCCAAACTCGAAAAACCCGAAGCCATCGACAACCTCGAAGCGGTCGTGCTGGCCTTCGACGCGATCATGGTCGCCCGCGGTGACCTCGGCGTCGAGTTGCCGCTCGAAGAGGTGCCGCTGGTGCAGAAGCGTGCGATCCAGATGGCAAGGGAGAACGCGAAACCCGTCATCGTCGCGACCCAGATGCTGGAGTCGATGATCGACGCGCCACGGCCGACCCGTGCCGAGGCGTCCGACGTCGCCAACGCCGTGCTCGACGGCGCCGACGCGGTGATGCTGTCCGGTGAGACGTCGGTCGGCAAGTATCCGCTCGAAGCGGTCAAGACGATGGCGCGCATCATCCATGCGGTCGAGGAGAACTCGGTGGCCGCGCCGCCGCTGACCCATGTCCCCCGCACCAAGCGTGGCGTCATCTCGTACGCCGCCCGCGACATCGGCGAGCGCCTCGACGCCAAGGCGCTGGTGGCCTACACGCAGTCCGGCGACACGGTGCGCAGGCTGGCGCGGTTGCACACCCCGCTGCCGCTGCTCGCGTTCACCTCGCTGCCCGAGGTGCGCAGCCAGTTGGCGCTGAGCTGGGGCACCGAGACGTTCATCGTGCCGCACATCCAGACCACGGACGGGATGATCCGCCAGGTCGACAAGTCGCTGCTCGAGCTCGGTCGCTACAAGCGCGGCGACCTGGTGGTGGTGATCGCGGGCATTCCGCCGGGCACAGTAGGGTCGACGAATCTGATCCACGTGCACCGGATCGGGGAGGACGACGTCTAG
- a CDS encoding ATP-binding cassette domain-containing protein, which produces MREVLRARLPRLALAVVLGVLSLGSALALAAISAWLITRAWQMPPVLHLTVAVVAVRALGITRGVLGYCQRLAAHDTALRSAADIRETVYRRLAAAPADTLMRLSGGELVARVGASVDDLADVLVRAVLPIAVAAVLGVIAVAAIAVISPAAAGVLAICLLVAGVLAPWLAARSARQVEAVAAEHHSGRDVAVMLALEHAPELRVGGRLDAVLADAENRHHEWGTATDRAARPAATASAVATLSIGVSVLGAVIAAVLIADSVAPTTLAILMLLPLSAFEATSALPAAAAQLTRSRIAARRIAELTEPAPSNRARPDVAPVVPTPGERRAITGPSGSGKTTQLLKLAENCDGATFFAEDAHVFATTVRDNLLVARGDADDDEIRAALRRVGLGDWLDALPDGLSTVLVGGAAAVSAGQRRRLLLARALLSPAPIVLLDEPTEHLDADDGQRILTELLTPGGLFPADRTVVIATHHLPLGVTSPA; this is translated from the coding sequence ATGCGTGAGGTGTTGCGGGCTCGGCTCCCCCGGCTGGCACTGGCGGTGGTGCTCGGTGTGTTGTCGTTGGGCAGCGCGCTCGCACTGGCCGCGATCTCGGCGTGGCTGATCACTCGGGCCTGGCAGATGCCGCCGGTGCTGCACCTGACCGTCGCCGTCGTCGCGGTGCGTGCGCTCGGCATCACCCGCGGTGTGCTCGGCTACTGCCAGCGCCTGGCCGCACACGACACGGCGTTGCGCTCGGCGGCCGACATCCGCGAAACCGTGTACCGGCGGCTGGCCGCGGCCCCCGCCGACACCCTGATGCGTCTTTCCGGCGGTGAACTCGTGGCGCGCGTCGGCGCATCGGTCGACGACCTGGCCGACGTCCTGGTGCGCGCCGTGCTGCCGATCGCGGTCGCCGCGGTGCTGGGCGTGATCGCGGTCGCGGCAATCGCGGTCATCTCTCCCGCTGCCGCGGGCGTGCTCGCGATCTGCCTGCTGGTCGCGGGCGTCCTCGCGCCGTGGTTGGCGGCACGTTCGGCTCGACAGGTCGAAGCCGTTGCCGCCGAGCATCATTCGGGCCGCGACGTGGCGGTGATGCTCGCGCTCGAACACGCACCGGAACTACGCGTCGGCGGCCGCCTGGACGCCGTCCTCGCCGACGCCGAGAACCGGCACCACGAGTGGGGCACCGCCACCGACCGGGCGGCCAGGCCCGCAGCGACGGCGTCAGCCGTCGCGACACTGTCGATCGGTGTCAGCGTGCTCGGCGCGGTGATCGCGGCCGTGCTGATCGCCGACTCCGTCGCACCCACCACGCTCGCCATCCTCATGCTGCTGCCGCTGTCGGCGTTCGAGGCGACGAGCGCGCTGCCCGCCGCGGCCGCCCAACTCACCCGCTCACGCATCGCCGCCCGCAGGATCGCCGAACTCACCGAACCGGCGCCATCGAACCGGGCTCGGCCCGACGTCGCGCCCGTCGTTCCGACGCCGGGTGAGCGGCGCGCGATCACCGGCCCGAGCGGATCGGGCAAGACCACACAGTTGCTCAAGCTCGCCGAAAACTGCGACGGCGCAACGTTCTTCGCCGAGGACGCGCACGTGTTCGCGACCACCGTGCGCGACAACCTGTTGGTCGCCAGGGGTGATGCCGACGACGACGAAATCCGGGCCGCCCTGCGCCGGGTCGGGCTCGGCGACTGGCTCGACGCGCTGCCCGACGGGTTGTCCACCGTGCTCGTCGGCGGCGCGGCCGCGGTGTCGGCCGGCCAGCGCAGGCGGCTGCTGCTGGCCCGCGCCCTGCTCAGCCCGGCCCCGATCGTGCTGCTCGACGAGCCCACCGAACACCTCGACGCCGACGACGGCCAACGGATCCTCACCGAACTGCTCACGCCCGGCGGGCTTTTCCCCGCCGACCGCACCGTGGTTATCGCCACCCATCACCTGCCGCTCGGAGTAACCTCACCGGCATGA